In one window of Gloeocapsopsis sp. IPPAS B-1203 DNA:
- the lysS gene encoding lysine--tRNA ligase yields the protein MSADHSSNSQSTSSLEEIRAARLEKVAQLKQLGMNPYAYRWEVTHHTAQLQEKFADLPNGEEVDVEVAIAGRILARRVFGKLAFFSLQDETGTIQLYLDKKRIQQGMASTDPDAFNHLKQLTDVGDILGAKGTIKKTEKGELSVNVSEYVILTKSLLPLPDKWHGLTDTEKRYRQRYVDLIVNPEVQQTFRRRARITAGIRRYLETQGFIEIETPVLQAEAGGADARPFITYHNTLEMELYLRIATELHLKRMIVGGFEKVFELGRIFRNEGVSTRHNPEFTSVEVYQAYGDYNDMMALTEDLIVTVAQEVLGKLQITYQGEAIDLTPPWRRVTMHDLVKEVTGLDFTAFSTLEEAKIAAANAGINVEECDSIGKVLNEAFEQKAESQLIQPTFVLDYPVEISPLAKPHRSKPGLVERFELFIVGRETANGFSELTDPIDQRQRLEAQAARKAAGDLEAQGVDEDFITALEYGMPPTVGLGIGIDRLVMLLTNCASIRDAIAFPLLKSASSLIKKYDYDPARKLLQIEFKNGSIYNYQDVPADIAQGLEQETSQGHYFNEYIRGKFAYDQVRLKSD from the coding sequence ATGTCTGCCGATCACTCTTCAAATTCTCAAAGTACCTCAAGTCTAGAAGAAATCCGTGCTGCGCGTTTAGAAAAAGTTGCTCAACTTAAGCAACTAGGGATGAATCCTTACGCTTATCGCTGGGAAGTTACGCACCATACAGCACAACTCCAAGAAAAATTTGCCGATTTACCAAACGGTGAAGAGGTTGATGTCGAAGTTGCGATCGCCGGTCGTATCCTCGCACGTCGCGTTTTTGGTAAACTTGCTTTTTTCAGCTTGCAAGACGAAACTGGCACAATTCAACTATACCTGGATAAAAAAAGAATCCAGCAAGGCATGGCAAGTACCGATCCCGATGCTTTTAATCACTTGAAGCAGCTAACGGATGTGGGAGACATTCTAGGAGCCAAAGGTACCATCAAGAAGACAGAAAAAGGTGAGTTATCGGTTAATGTCAGCGAGTACGTGATTCTGACTAAATCTTTGTTGCCTTTACCAGATAAATGGCATGGTCTCACAGACACCGAAAAGCGATATCGTCAGCGGTATGTTGATTTAATTGTGAATCCAGAAGTACAGCAAACTTTTCGCCGCCGCGCTCGAATTACTGCTGGAATTCGTCGTTATTTAGAAACACAGGGCTTTATTGAAATTGAAACTCCTGTCCTACAAGCAGAGGCTGGAGGCGCAGATGCGCGTCCGTTTATCACCTACCACAATACGCTGGAAATGGAGTTGTATCTGCGAATTGCGACAGAACTACACCTCAAGCGGATGATTGTGGGTGGATTTGAAAAAGTATTTGAGTTAGGGCGCATTTTTCGTAATGAAGGCGTTTCGACACGCCACAACCCAGAATTTACATCAGTAGAAGTTTACCAAGCTTACGGCGACTACAATGACATGATGGCGCTGACGGAGGATTTGATTGTTACTGTGGCGCAAGAGGTATTGGGTAAGCTGCAAATTACGTACCAAGGTGAGGCCATTGATTTAACTCCTCCTTGGCGGCGCGTAACAATGCATGATTTAGTCAAGGAAGTTACAGGACTTGATTTCACAGCATTTTCTACACTTGAAGAAGCAAAAATCGCGGCAGCGAATGCAGGGATTAATGTTGAGGAATGTGATTCGATTGGTAAAGTTCTCAATGAAGCATTTGAACAAAAAGCCGAATCTCAACTCATTCAGCCAACTTTTGTTCTCGACTATCCTGTAGAAATTTCACCTTTGGCTAAGCCGCATCGTTCCAAGCCTGGTTTGGTTGAGCGATTTGAATTGTTTATTGTGGGTAGAGAGACAGCAAATGGTTTTTCTGAGTTAACTGATCCGATCGATCAACGTCAGCGACTTGAAGCCCAAGCAGCGCGTAAAGCAGCCGGAGACCTCGAAGCACAGGGCGTTGATGAAGATTTTATCACTGCCTTAGAGTATGGAATGCCACCAACTGTAGGTTTAGGTATTGGAATTGACCGCTTGGTGATGCTATTAACAAATTGTGCGAGTATTCGCGATGCGATCGCTTTTCCATTACTCAAATCCGCTAGCAGCTTGATCAAAAAATACGATTACGATCCCGCTCGGAAACTTCTCCAAATTGAATTCAAAAATGGCAGTATCTACAACTACCAAGATGTTCCCGCTGATATTGCGCAAGGCTTAGAACAGGAGACTTCTCAAGGACATTATTTCAACGAATACATTCGCGGTAAATTTGCATACGACCAAGTGCGGTTGAAAAGTGATTGA
- a CDS encoding helicase C-terminal domain-containing protein, whose product MIEAEVHYSLHNFLRSQGEASWHHHLTMARLVARGLRLKRSALIQVGAGSGYQGRYRLSYLAPALMWQEPVIIVAPEEVQQRLLRVEIPPLQQWLQTDKKILTGDSWAYDNFQGLLIVSPTAWLAAQLAGKGFPTSIPTILDGVDDLEMWTRTQLTASIQTGDWDELMLAFPQQVEVIRNARVQLTKAVFQHPINPYECYLCSHQEQDILASLYQSLKISCTKDQARHSDDTEQLATSSHDLWMPDAWRKFWQHPRDNQLLWATISRSQGLFSVHSTPVEVASALAPIWSRQPVVLIGSALDQEAEAPIYRRNLGLGELTCLKFSDDRRENLIQLYLPDRLPLPNTPEFQTAFIEKVLSLLSLTVASPGATVILVGDVPLKAQVGATLAAEFGSRVQVEKTTLDNRGILVTGWDFWRQHQSEFPTPQLLIIATLPLPSLENPLVAGRVAYYKHKHQDWFRFYLLPAALNELARAIAPVRDRQGVVALLDSRVLHRSYGSQILAALSPMARIDYLDSSFLSPAN is encoded by the coding sequence GTGATTGAAGCAGAAGTCCACTACTCACTGCATAACTTCCTGCGATCGCAGGGCGAAGCTTCCTGGCATCATCATTTAACGATGGCACGGTTGGTAGCACGAGGATTGCGGCTCAAGCGTAGTGCTTTAATTCAAGTCGGGGCTGGTAGTGGCTATCAAGGACGATATCGCCTGAGTTATCTTGCTCCCGCATTAATGTGGCAAGAACCTGTGATTATTGTTGCTCCTGAGGAAGTGCAGCAGCGATTATTGCGTGTTGAAATTCCGCCACTCCAGCAGTGGTTGCAAACTGATAAAAAAATTCTCACAGGTGATTCTTGGGCTTACGATAATTTTCAAGGGTTATTGATCGTCTCTCCTACAGCTTGGTTAGCAGCGCAGTTGGCAGGAAAAGGATTTCCTACGAGTATTCCTACAATTCTTGATGGCGTAGATGATCTGGAAATGTGGACTCGAACTCAACTTACGGCAAGTATTCAAACTGGTGATTGGGATGAATTGATGCTCGCTTTTCCCCAACAGGTAGAAGTTATTCGCAATGCACGAGTACAACTGACAAAAGCTGTTTTTCAACATCCAATTAATCCTTACGAGTGCTATCTATGCTCGCACCAAGAACAAGACATTCTCGCTAGTCTTTATCAAAGCCTAAAAATAAGTTGCACAAAAGATCAAGCGCGACACAGCGATGATACTGAGCAACTCGCTACATCCTCACATGACCTCTGGATGCCAGATGCTTGGCGTAAATTTTGGCAACACCCGCGCGACAATCAACTACTTTGGGCAACAATTTCGCGCTCTCAAGGCTTATTTTCCGTCCACTCTACGCCTGTGGAAGTTGCATCTGCACTTGCCCCAATTTGGTCTAGACAACCGGTTGTTTTAATTGGAAGTGCTTTGGATCAAGAGGCTGAAGCTCCCATCTATCGTAGAAACTTGGGTTTGGGCGAATTAACTTGTCTAAAGTTTTCTGACGATCGCCGTGAGAATCTTATTCAACTTTATTTGCCAGATCGCTTACCTTTACCAAATACACCAGAATTTCAAACTGCATTTATTGAGAAAGTACTTTCGCTCCTGAGCTTAACTGTGGCATCTCCTGGAGCAACTGTCATTTTGGTAGGAGATGTACCTCTCAAGGCACAAGTTGGTGCAACTTTAGCTGCAGAATTTGGTTCGCGGGTACAAGTTGAGAAAACGACTTTAGACAATCGCGGGATCTTAGTAACTGGTTGGGACTTTTGGCGACAGCATCAAAGTGAATTCCCAACTCCACAATTATTGATTATTGCCACGTTACCTCTCCCTTCTTTAGAAAATCCCCTGGTAGCGGGGCGAGTTGCTTACTACAAGCACAAGCATCAAGATTGGTTTCGTTTTTACCTCTTGCCAGCTGCTTTGAATGAATTAGCCCGCGCGATCGCCCCAGTTCGCGATCGCCAAGGTGTAGTTGCTTTGCTCGACAGCAGAGTCTTACACCGTAGTTATGGCTCTCAAATTCTAGCTGCTCTTAGTCCTATGGCTAGAATTGATTATTTAGATTCCAGTTTCCTCTCTCCAGCCAATTAA
- a CDS encoding DNA double-strand break repair nuclease NurA, producing the protein MLDLTKLAKAMQGISQHLTLEAAASRQRVELAQELFADACTRQAELVEKQQQWRDRILFSIATPVEPLDTAVDIPIPPAVHTVIATDGSQIAPNQHEIAYCYLLNIGRVVLHYGQNRQPLLDSLPEVFYLPEDLYVSRQWGIRTEEWMGYCRTASEATVLAELAIVGARGVERGARGEVPLLAMVDGSLIYWFLEQLPLEARDRILPPILDAWDQLKDAGIPMMGYLSASRSGEAINFLRLQACPHENPDCVTYCPNLVVEKAPCQMLDPLRDIALWTSSLKPGQRSTLWRSSHRILDLYGCHTVYFCYVHVGTEIARIEVPAWVAENQALLDQSLSLMLAQVQKGYGYPVALAEAHNQAVVRGGDRARFFTLLEQQMIKAGLRNVGISYKEARKRGSIA; encoded by the coding sequence ATGCTCGATTTAACAAAACTCGCAAAAGCGATGCAAGGCATTAGCCAGCATCTCACCTTAGAAGCTGCTGCCAGTCGTCAGCGCGTAGAATTAGCCCAAGAGTTATTTGCGGACGCATGCACGCGACAAGCCGAATTAGTGGAGAAACAGCAGCAATGGCGCGATCGCATTCTGTTCAGCATCGCTACACCTGTTGAACCTCTTGATACTGCGGTTGACATTCCTATTCCCCCAGCAGTTCACACCGTCATTGCCACTGATGGCTCGCAGATTGCCCCAAATCAGCACGAAATTGCTTACTGCTACCTCCTCAATATCGGGCGCGTTGTCTTACACTACGGGCAAAATCGGCAACCATTATTAGATAGCTTACCCGAAGTGTTTTATCTCCCTGAAGACTTGTATGTTTCACGTCAGTGGGGAATTCGTACGGAAGAATGGATGGGATATTGCCGTACTGCGTCAGAAGCCACTGTTTTGGCGGAATTAGCAATTGTAGGGGCGAGGGGCGTGGAGCGTGGGGCGAGGGGTGAAGTACCACTATTGGCAATGGTGGATGGTTCGCTGATTTATTGGTTTTTAGAGCAATTACCTTTAGAAGCCCGCGATCGCATTTTACCGCCGATTTTAGATGCTTGGGATCAACTTAAAGATGCCGGAATTCCCATGATGGGATACCTCAGTGCTTCGCGTAGTGGAGAAGCTATTAACTTTTTACGCTTACAAGCGTGTCCGCACGAAAATCCTGATTGCGTGACATATTGTCCTAATCTTGTTGTCGAAAAAGCGCCGTGTCAAATGCTCGATCCCCTGCGAGATATTGCACTATGGACGTCTAGCCTCAAGCCAGGACAACGCAGTACTCTATGGCGCAGTTCGCACCGCATTCTTGACTTGTACGGTTGCCATACTGTTTATTTTTGCTACGTTCATGTAGGAACAGAAATCGCCCGCATAGAAGTCCCAGCCTGGGTAGCAGAAAACCAAGCGTTACTCGATCAATCCCTCAGCTTAATGTTGGCACAGGTACAAAAAGGATATGGTTATCCTGTAGCGCTTGCAGAAGCACACAATCAAGCCGTGGTTCGTGGTGGCGATCGCGCGCGTTTCTTCACCCTCCTCGAACAACAAATGATTAAAGCTGGTTTACGCAATGTCGGAATTTCCTACAAGGAAGCCCGCAAACGCGGCAGTATTGCCTAA
- a CDS encoding glyoxalase-like domain protein, with product MSLLSPLTVGAFFPGLDTLFSTQGIMVMLLAAYAGAMWLFLTSAPKVHTVMVSDMEIARQLYEGLLDLPAADVPLHYYYNYEQTIGAAGIDPLYMSASPGIGTTRSLNAPDGLWYQLKKNTQLHVVSGAGLGRKNQQRHVCFDRDCLEQILMRVEVRGLKHKILSQKPLTFLVKDLEGRVIELAEVSN from the coding sequence ATGTCTCTCCTTTCGCCTTTAACTGTAGGTGCTTTTTTCCCAGGACTCGACACCTTGTTTTCCACGCAAGGAATTATGGTTATGCTACTAGCCGCCTATGCAGGTGCTATGTGGCTATTTCTGACCAGCGCGCCTAAAGTACACACCGTTATGGTGTCAGATATGGAAATAGCTAGACAGTTGTATGAAGGACTGCTTGATTTACCCGCTGCTGATGTGCCATTACACTATTACTACAACTATGAGCAAACCATTGGTGCAGCAGGAATTGACCCATTATATATGTCTGCTAGTCCAGGAATTGGTACAACTCGTAGTTTGAATGCTCCTGATGGGCTGTGGTATCAACTCAAGAAAAATACTCAATTGCATGTAGTTTCTGGTGCTGGTTTGGGTAGAAAGAACCAGCAACGTCATGTTTGCTTTGACCGCGACTGTTTAGAACAAATCTTAATGCGTGTGGAAGTTCGCGGGTTAAAGCACAAAATTCTCAGTCAAAAACCGTTAACCTTTTTAGTCAAAGATCTCGAAGGACGTGTCATCGAGTTAGCAGAAGTTTCTAACTAG
- a CDS encoding cytochrome P450, with the protein MGRIVVEIIRDIMVQDIFELPGPEGKALVGNLLDLSQDPLGFLTHCAREYGDIVPMRLGLTPTCLVTHPDLIEEILKDRDSFIKSRGFRALRTLLGEGLLTSEGESWFRQRRLVQPVFHQKLIASYATVMVEYAERMLTTWQDGETRNIHADMMRLTLNIVMKCLFNQDIDEGNAQAIAHALDVAMNWFESKRQQNFLIWEWFPRPENIRYRNAISQMDTTIYSIIEQRRTSGEDPRDLLSMLMQARDEDDGTGMSDRQLRDEVATLMLAGHETTANALTWTWMLLAQHPQVLAKLQTELQEVLNGRSPTVADIPQLRYTDMIVKESMRLYPPVAIFGREAAVDCQIGDYNVPKGCTIMISQWVMHRNPRYFADPEIFKPERWADDLEKQLPRGVYIPFGDGPRICIGKGFALMEAILLLATVAQKFHLNLLPVPIVPQPSITLRPEHGIKVVLELNASGK; encoded by the coding sequence ATGGGTCGCATCGTAGTAGAAATCATCAGGGACATCATGGTACAAGATATTTTTGAATTACCAGGACCAGAAGGCAAGGCTTTAGTTGGGAATCTACTCGACTTGAGCCAAGATCCGTTAGGTTTTTTAACGCATTGTGCGCGGGAGTATGGTGATATTGTGCCAATGCGCTTGGGATTAACTCCGACATGTCTAGTCACGCATCCTGATTTAATTGAGGAAATCCTCAAAGACAGGGACTCTTTTATTAAAAGTCGTGGTTTTCGGGCATTGCGTACTTTATTGGGTGAAGGATTATTAACAAGCGAGGGTGAATCGTGGTTTCGCCAGCGCCGCCTTGTGCAGCCTGTGTTTCACCAAAAGCTCATTGCTAGTTATGCCACGGTAATGGTCGAATATGCCGAACGAATGCTGACTACCTGGCAGGATGGAGAAACGCGGAATATTCATGCCGATATGATGCGTCTTACTCTCAATATTGTGATGAAATGTCTATTTAATCAAGACATTGATGAAGGAAACGCACAAGCGATCGCTCATGCGTTGGATGTCGCAATGAATTGGTTTGAAAGTAAGCGCCAGCAGAATTTTTTGATTTGGGAATGGTTTCCTCGACCAGAAAATATTCGCTATCGCAATGCTATTAGTCAAATGGACACGACGATTTACAGCATTATTGAGCAACGACGCACTAGCGGTGAAGATCCTAGAGATTTACTCTCAATGCTTATGCAGGCGCGTGATGAGGACGATGGTACTGGAATGAGCGATCGCCAATTACGCGATGAGGTGGCAACTTTGATGTTAGCAGGGCATGAAACAACAGCAAACGCGTTGACCTGGACATGGATGCTACTTGCTCAACATCCTCAAGTATTAGCTAAACTCCAAACTGAGTTGCAAGAAGTACTTAATGGACGTTCTCCTACTGTCGCTGATATTCCGCAATTGCGTTATACCGATATGATTGTAAAAGAATCGATGCGACTCTATCCACCAGTTGCAATTTTTGGGCGCGAAGCTGCAGTGGATTGTCAAATTGGTGACTACAACGTACCCAAAGGCTGTACGATTATGATTAGCCAGTGGGTAATGCATCGTAATCCTCGGTATTTTGCTGATCCCGAAATTTTTAAGCCAGAACGCTGGGCAGACGATTTAGAAAAACAACTGCCCAGAGGCGTTTATATTCCTTTTGGTGATGGACCACGCATTTGTATTGGCAAAGGTTTTGCACTCATGGAAGCTATTTTATTACTCGCAACAGTTGCTCAGAAGTTTCATCTCAATCTTTTGCCTGTTCCGATTGTGCCGCAGCCTTCAATTACTCTGCGACCAGAGCATGGTATCAAAGTGGTTTTGGAACTGAATGCTTCAGGGAAATAG
- the xseA gene encoding exodeoxyribonuclease VII large subunit, producing MTFYQADLVTDTAISVAGLTAYIQALLEENAQLHHIWVIGEVSSTNGHSKGLFFTLQDTEGKAAINCVVWHSQIEKLTQIPQRGEQLIVLGSLRLYPQRGQYQLTVWQALPAGDGLQALRYRQLRNRLEAEGLFAVERKRSLPIHPQTIAVVSSPAGAAWGDIQKTLRSRYPGVRILFSSALVQGEQAPSSIAKAIARVEQDGRAEVLILARGGGAVEELACFNDERVVRAIAQCSIPVITGIGHQRDESLADLVADVCVHTPTAAAVQVVPELQELYFEHQQRVTTLHAVMYQQLKNTENQLQEFKIRLRRLRLDQKIPQERQLLASQRHQLVTRTKQQLQQATLRCQFLEQKLASLDPKAVLKRGYAVVRQEQGAIARSASDLTIGQKLSIQLSEGQVKVEVTEIMN from the coding sequence ATGACTTTTTATCAAGCAGATTTAGTGACGGATACTGCAATTTCTGTAGCTGGGTTAACCGCTTACATTCAGGCGCTGTTAGAGGAAAATGCCCAGTTACACCACATTTGGGTCATTGGTGAAGTTTCTAGCACTAATGGGCACTCTAAGGGGCTGTTTTTTACACTACAAGATACCGAAGGCAAAGCCGCGATCAACTGTGTGGTGTGGCACAGTCAAATAGAAAAACTGACACAAATACCTCAACGCGGAGAACAGTTAATTGTTTTGGGAAGTTTACGGCTATATCCTCAAAGAGGACAGTATCAGTTAACTGTATGGCAAGCTTTGCCAGCAGGCGATGGCTTACAAGCATTACGTTATCGCCAGCTACGTAACCGCTTAGAAGCCGAAGGGTTATTTGCCGTTGAACGCAAGCGATCGCTCCCGATCCATCCTCAGACAATTGCAGTTGTCTCTTCTCCTGCGGGTGCTGCATGGGGTGATATTCAAAAAACACTCCGCAGTCGTTATCCAGGAGTGCGCATATTGTTCTCTTCAGCTTTAGTTCAAGGTGAGCAAGCACCAAGCTCAATCGCAAAGGCAATTGCACGAGTGGAACAAGATGGTAGAGCAGAAGTCTTAATTTTGGCGCGGGGTGGTGGTGCGGTTGAAGAATTAGCTTGCTTTAATGATGAACGCGTAGTGAGAGCGATCGCCCAATGCTCGATTCCCGTGATTACGGGTATTGGTCATCAACGCGATGAATCTTTAGCTGACTTAGTTGCCGATGTTTGCGTCCATACTCCCACAGCAGCAGCAGTACAGGTTGTCCCTGAATTACAAGAACTTTATTTTGAACATCAGCAAAGAGTAACAACTTTGCATGCAGTCATGTATCAGCAGCTAAAGAACACAGAAAATCAGTTACAGGAATTTAAAATTCGTTTGCGACGTTTACGTTTAGATCAAAAAATTCCCCAAGAAAGACAGTTATTAGCATCGCAGCGTCATCAACTTGTCACCAGAACAAAGCAGCAGTTACAGCAAGCAACTTTACGCTGCCAGTTTTTAGAGCAGAAGTTAGCGAGTCTCGATCCTAAAGCAGTGCTAAAGCGAGGTTACGCTGTAGTTAGACAAGAGCAGGGAGCGATCGCGCGTAGTGCTAGTGACTTAACAATAGGACAAAAACTATCAATTCAGTTGAGTGAAGGTCAAGTTAAAGTCGAAGTGACAGAAATCATGAATTGA
- a CDS encoding DUF1815 family protein: MFLRLAEQHRQYVQDLVMNLQALATVLERRGYLASCYTCGGQMSSASFMVSLGDNHLIRFLVSDYGITWTEMRDDRELMKLEGAEAISQLQELANLVKHSVSPNESPILLSKKV, encoded by the coding sequence GTGTTTCTCAGATTAGCAGAACAACACCGACAATATGTCCAGGATCTCGTGATGAACCTGCAAGCTCTGGCAACCGTGTTAGAGCGACGTGGTTATTTGGCATCATGTTATACCTGTGGCGGGCAAATGAGCAGCGCCTCATTTATGGTTAGCTTGGGAGACAACCATTTGATTCGGTTTCTCGTGTCCGATTATGGCATCACTTGGACTGAGATGCGTGACGATCGCGAACTTATGAAGTTAGAGGGCGCTGAAGCAATTAGTCAGTTACAAGAACTTGCTAATTTAGTCAAACATTCTGTTTCCCCTAATGAATCACCAATATTGCTGAGCAAAAAGGTTTAG
- a CDS encoding GNAT family N-acetyltransferase, whose product MRSQPLMEMRRLQENDCQLLASAIWLLIPESDRGGNIASHAYLKQALADKNCYFILCVVDSTPIGYLSAFRFPAVESTSFQVYLYDIVVDEKFRRKGIGTRMIEELKRCCIEDQISRIWVGTSLDNEAAKRTFEITGARKVGETYVEYIYYLDEGA is encoded by the coding sequence ATGCGATCGCAACCTCTTATGGAGATGCGGAGATTACAGGAGAACGATTGTCAGCTTTTAGCTTCCGCCATTTGGTTGTTGATCCCAGAGTCAGATCGAGGCGGCAATATCGCTAGCCATGCTTATCTAAAGCAAGCCTTGGCTGATAAGAATTGCTATTTCATTTTGTGTGTAGTTGATTCAACTCCCATTGGTTATTTGAGTGCTTTTCGTTTTCCCGCTGTAGAGAGTACCAGCTTCCAAGTGTACTTGTACGATATTGTCGTTGATGAAAAGTTTAGGAGAAAAGGGATAGGAACTCGAATGATTGAAGAGCTTAAGAGGTGTTGTATAGAAGATCAAATTAGCCGCATTTGGGTCGGAACATCTTTGGATAATGAAGCTGCAAAGAGGACTTTTGAGATCACAGGTGCGCGGAAAGTTGGAGAGACATATGTTGAATACATTTACTATCTTGACGAGGGTGCATAA
- the xseB gene encoding exodeoxyribonuclease VII small subunit, giving the protein MARRSKVVNSDAVDATLKPDWNYEAKVAEVERIIAQIEAGELELEEVFEKFTAAVEYLRQCETFLQQRQQQVDLLIETLSDEPE; this is encoded by the coding sequence ATGGCTAGACGAAGTAAGGTAGTCAATTCTGACGCAGTAGATGCAACACTCAAACCCGACTGGAATTATGAAGCTAAGGTTGCCGAAGTAGAAAGAATTATTGCGCAAATTGAAGCTGGGGAGTTGGAATTAGAAGAGGTCTTTGAGAAATTTACAGCAGCTGTTGAATATTTACGTCAATGCGAAACTTTTCTCCAGCAAAGACAGCAGCAAGTAGATTTATTAATTGAAACTTTGAGTGATGAACCCGAATGA
- a CDS encoding DUF2839 domain-containing protein — translation MGEAKRRKAALGENYGKEAQILSWLPITKSQAQQFSKWSNRGAWFGIGFLVIWWITVRFIGPAFGWWQVT, via the coding sequence ATGGGCGAAGCAAAGCGTCGTAAAGCAGCACTAGGGGAGAACTACGGTAAAGAAGCTCAAATCCTTTCTTGGCTTCCTATCACCAAAAGTCAAGCCCAACAATTTAGTAAATGGAGCAATCGCGGTGCTTGGTTTGGTATTGGCTTTCTAGTTATTTGGTGGATCACTGTTCGGTTTATTGGTCCAGCTTTTGGCTGGTGGCAAGTGACCTAG
- the recA gene encoding recombinase RecA: MAIDTTDTSGKQKALNLVLNQIERSFGKGAIMRLGDATRMRVETISTGALTLDLALGGGLPKGRVIEVYGPESSGKTTVALHAVAEVQKNGGVAAFVDAEHALDPTYAAALGVDIANLLVSQPDTGEAALEIVDQLVRSAAVDIVVVDSVAALVPRAEIEGEMGDTHVGLQARLMSQALRKITGNIGKSGCTVIFLNQLRQKIGVTYGNPETTTGGNALKFYASVRLDIRRIQTLKKGTEEFGNRVKVKVAKNKVAPPFRVAEFDIVFGKGVSTLGCIVDLAEETGVVVRKGAWYSYNGDNIAQGRDNAIKYLEENLELAQQIQQIVREKLEMGAVVSANSVGETEDDAELDADE; the protein is encoded by the coding sequence ATGGCTATTGATACAACTGATACATCCGGAAAACAAAAAGCCCTGAATTTGGTGCTAAACCAAATTGAACGCAGCTTCGGTAAAGGAGCAATTATGCGTCTTGGTGATGCCACTCGAATGCGGGTGGAAACAATTTCCACGGGCGCGTTAACTCTAGATTTAGCTTTGGGCGGTGGTTTACCCAAAGGGCGAGTCATCGAAGTTTATGGTCCAGAAAGTTCTGGTAAAACGACAGTAGCACTGCACGCAGTTGCAGAAGTTCAGAAAAATGGTGGTGTTGCTGCATTTGTTGATGCGGAACACGCCCTCGATCCTACCTATGCTGCTGCACTGGGAGTTGATATTGCCAATTTACTGGTTTCTCAACCCGATACAGGGGAAGCGGCTTTAGAAATTGTGGATCAGCTCGTCCGCTCGGCAGCTGTAGACATTGTCGTAGTAGACTCAGTAGCTGCACTTGTTCCCCGTGCTGAAATTGAAGGCGAAATGGGTGATACGCACGTTGGTCTTCAAGCTCGTTTAATGAGCCAAGCGTTAAGGAAAATCACAGGTAATATTGGTAAATCTGGCTGTACTGTCATATTTCTCAACCAGTTGCGCCAAAAGATCGGTGTGACTTACGGCAACCCAGAAACAACTACTGGTGGTAACGCTCTCAAGTTTTATGCTTCAGTTCGACTCGACATTCGCCGGATTCAAACCTTGAAAAAAGGTACCGAAGAGTTTGGTAATCGTGTCAAAGTTAAAGTTGCTAAAAACAAAGTGGCACCACCTTTTCGAGTGGCAGAATTTGATATTGTTTTTGGCAAAGGTGTTTCAACTCTAGGCTGTATTGTTGACCTAGCAGAAGAAACTGGCGTTGTTGTCCGTAAGGGAGCTTGGTACAGCTACAACGGCGATAATATTGCTCAAGGTCGTGATAATGCCATCAAATATTTAGAAGAAAATCTTGAACTAGCGCAGCAAATTCAGCAGATAGTTCGAGAAAAGCTGGAAATGGGAGCAGTTGTTTCTGCTAATTCAGTTGGAGAAACTGAAGACGATGCAGAATTAGATGCTGACGAATAA